The following nucleotide sequence is from Natronosalvus caseinilyticus.
ATCCGCGCCTCCTCCGGAAGACCGGCACGAGCGACATGAACATCTACGCCGGCGCGTGGGACTGTCCGATGGTGACATACGGCCCGGGGAACTCCGACCTCGACCACGCACCCGACGAACGCCTCTCGCTCGCTGAGTACGACCGCTCCATCGCGGTGCTCGAGCGCGTCGCGAATACGCTCCGGGGTGAGGAGGCGTGACCTCGGAGGACTCGAGTCGTCCCGCCCACGCGAGTCGCTCGGCGGCCGAAAGCGAGGGCGACGTGCGTCACCTGCTCGACGTCGACGACCTCTCTCGCGAGGAACTGTTTACCGTCCTGGACCGGGCGGCCGACTACAAACTCGCCCAGACGCGTGGCGAGGGCCACGCCGACCTGCCGGGGCAAACGCTGGGCATGCTCTTTCAAAAGCCCAGCACCCGGACGCGCGTCTCGTTCGAGACGGGGATGACTCACCTCGGGGGGCACGCCATCTTCCTCGGGGCCGACGACATCCAGCTGGGTCGGGGAGAGCCGCTTAAAGACACCGCGAGGACCCTCTCGCGGTACGTCGACGCGGTGATGGCCCGGGTGTTCAAACACGAGAACATCCGGGTGATGGCCGAGTACGCGGACGTACCGATCGTCAACGGGCTGACCGATGACGCCCACCCGTGCCAGACGTTGGCTGACCTTCTGACGATCCGCGAGCGTTTCGCCGACCTCGATTCCGTCTCGGCGACCTGGATCGGCGACGGCAACAACGTCGCTCAGTCGTTCGTTCTCGGCTGTGCACTCGCCGGAATCGACCTCACGGTAGCGACGCCCGAAGAACACGGCATCGACGAGGCCGTCCTCGAGCGGGCGGCCGAACTTGGAACGGCGCCGTCGGTTACGCACGACCCCGTCGATGCGGTGACGGACGCGAACGTCGTCTACACCGACGTCTGGGTCAGCATGGGCCAGGAGGACGAACGCGAGATCCGCCTCCGGACGTTCGAGGGGTTCCAGGTCAACCAGGAACTGCTCGAGCACGCGCCCGAAGCGGCGGTTATGCACTGCCTGCCGGCTCACCGCGGCGAGGAGATCACTGACGCCGTCATCGAGAGCGAGCGTTCGATCATGTTCGACCAGGCGGAAAACCGGCTCCACGCCCAGAAGGCAGTGTTGAGCTGGTTGCTCGAGTAGCTCGAGCGATGCGGTTGCTTTCTCGTCCGCGGTTGGGCGGTGCGAGGCTGCGGTCGGCCGTTTCTAGACGACCCCTGCGCGAACAGCAGCGGGCGGAAAACGAGAGACAGCGATGCTTCAAAGGCCACCAGATCGTGTTCAGGATCGGATTGAGCGACCTTCCAGGTCATTCCTCGAGACGGAAAATCCCATGTTTTTATATGGAAGAGCCTGCTATCCCGAGTTAGCAGCACGTTAGACAGGCTGCTGCGCACCGCGGATGCCGTGCGTATGGGGTGCCCGGCAGACGCGGGCGAGCGATGGGGGGAAACCATCTACCACTAACCGATCCACTGGGGGATCGCCTGTTTCCGTTTTTTGCGGTCGTGACGGAGCGGCGAGCACGATGCTCGAGCGTCTCGACGCCTCAATCGCCCTCGAGGCCCTTCGTCGCTCGATTTCTTGGCGCCCGCGGCGGAACGCGCCATTAATGTGTCTCGACTCCCGTAGCCGGATACATGGAATTCTGCGACGAATGTGGCTCGATGATGAAGGCGGACGATGGCTACTGGGTCTGT
It contains:
- the argF gene encoding ornithine carbamoyltransferase, whose amino-acid sequence is MRHLLDVDDLSREELFTVLDRAADYKLAQTRGEGHADLPGQTLGMLFQKPSTRTRVSFETGMTHLGGHAIFLGADDIQLGRGEPLKDTARTLSRYVDAVMARVFKHENIRVMAEYADVPIVNGLTDDAHPCQTLADLLTIRERFADLDSVSATWIGDGNNVAQSFVLGCALAGIDLTVATPEEHGIDEAVLERAAELGTAPSVTHDPVDAVTDANVVYTDVWVSMGQEDEREIRLRTFEGFQVNQELLEHAPEAAVMHCLPAHRGEEITDAVIESERSIMFDQAENRLHAQKAVLSWLLE